The following are encoded together in the Bos indicus x Bos taurus breed Angus x Brahman F1 hybrid chromosome 24, Bos_hybrid_MaternalHap_v2.0, whole genome shotgun sequence genome:
- the TMEM200C gene encoding transmembrane protein 200C produces MIATGGLLRISARKQDPLRPPGQVPKRKRKTKKRRKNDVVVVKGKLKLCSVSGLIALCGIVVLLVGIALAVVGYWPKANGAHREGAKQPPPPPGDSGPRVPSVTSSSGGNRNRSRTQPAPPEGVTASSVGAPRSTPPARSPAPSPSSSTSVGFFFRVFSGYLHSDKLKVFGPLIMGIGIFLFICANAVLHENRDKETKIINLRDLYSTVIDVHSLRAKDLAAAASSSGPASAPPGAAPLNGFLGYVQSRGLELKPGTRGGAAGDAFGAAAMLARGAWPHPAARSGGGGGTPGAASPPDLVSSPRRPREPPSLAEAVYSIYRERPGVAGRRRAASSGSSPAPGSPPETWGRPSTASSLVGSSLSAFALLPLPGDRDGAAGAASRGWQRPPGERGAREIPLDLSLADLRGGARGGARWAPREPEEPAAARTARGQGGRLPRTGRHAALRRRSTSGLPDYRAASYPEPPSASRSADLDSSLPELAASPESPARPDSPSSHSDDPSCSNKGYTPLRETGTSLESMGDLRAGGNPDGEAAIAPGPEQRPPEDPGQEVPEAEPSQPVQRQFTNKEKLYMISRSHASGVEDGELESAGI; encoded by the coding sequence ATGATCGCCACCGGCGGCCTCCTGAGGATCTCCGCCCGGAAGCAGGACCCCCTCCGGCCCCCGGGCCAGGTCCCCAAGCGCAAGCGGAAAACCAAGAAGAGGCGCAAGAACGACGTGGTGGTGGTGAAGGGCAAGCTGAAGCTGTGCTCCGTCTCCGGGCTCATCGCCCTCTGCGGGATCGTGGTGCTGCTGGTGGGCATCGCCCTGGCGGTGGTGGGCTACTGGCCCAAGGCCAACGGGGCCCACCGGGAGGGGGCTAaacagccgccgccgccgcccggggaCAGCGGCCCCCGCGTCCCCTCCGTGACCAGCAGCAGCGGGGGCAACAGAAACCGGTCCAGGACCCAGCCGGCGCCTCCGGAAGGTGTCACCGCCAGTTCGGTGGGCGCGCCCAGGAGCACGCCCCCAGCGCggtcccccgccccctccccgtcATCCTCCACGTCGGTGGGCTTCTTCTTCCGCGTCTTCTCGGGCTACCTGCACTCCGACAAGCTCAAGGTCTTCGGGCCCCTCATCATGGGCATCGGCATCTTCCTCTTTATCTGCGCCAACGCCGTGCTCCACGAGAACAGGGACAAGGAGACCAAGATCATCAACCTGCGGGACCTCTACTCCACCGTCATCGACGTGCACAGCCTCCGCGCCAAAGACCTGGCGGCCGCCGCCTCGTCCTCCGGCCCCGCCTCGGCGCCCCCCGGGGCCGCGCCGCTCAACGGCTTCCTGGGCTACGTGCAGTCGCGGGGCCTGGAGCTGAAGCCTGGGACCCGCGGCGGCGCCGCCGGGGACGCCTTCGGGGCGGCAGCGATGCTGGCCCGCGGCGCCTGGCCCCACCCCGCGGCCCGGagcgggggtggcggggggacCCCAGGCGCCGCGTCCCCGCCCGACCTGGTCTCGTCCCCGCGCCGCCCGCGGGAGCCCCCGAGCCTGGCGGAGGCCGTGTACAGCATCTACCGCGAGCGCCCGGGCGTGGCCGGCCGTCGCCGGGCCGCAAGCAGCGGCAGCAGCCCGGCGCCCGGCAGCCCTCCCGAAACCTGGGGGCGCCCGAGCACTGCCAGCTCCCTCGTGGGCTCGTCGCTGAGCGCCTTCGCGCTGCTACCCCTGCCGGGGGACCGCGACGGGGCCGCGGGGGCCGCGAGTCGCGGCTGGCAGCGGCCACCCGGGGAGCGTGGCGCCCGGGAGATCCCGCTCGACCTGAGCCTCGCTGACCTCCGGGGCGGTGCCCGGGGCGGCGCGCGCTGGGCGCCCCGCGAGCCGGAGGAGCCGGCGGCCGCGCGCACCGCCAGGGGGCAGGGCGGCCGCCTACCCAGGACCGGCAGGCACGCGGCCCTGCGGCGCCGCAGCACCAGCGGGCTGCCGGACTACCGGGCGGCCTCGTACCCCGAGCCCCCGTCCGCCTCGCGCAGCGCGGACCTGGACTCCAGCCTCCCGGAGCTCGCGGCCTCCCCGGAGTCCCCCGCCCGGCCGGACTCGCCGAGTTCCCATTCTGATGACCCGTCCTGCAGCAATAAGGGCTACACCCCGCTGCGGGAGACTGGCACCTCCCTGGAGTCGATGGGGGACCTGCGGGCCGGTGGAAACCCAGACGGGGAGGCTGCCATCGCCCCGGGGCCGGAGCAGAGACCCCCAGAGGATCCCGGCCAGGAGGTCCCCGAGGCCGAGCCGTCCCAGCCGGTGCAGAGGCAGTTTACAAACAAGGAGAAACTCTACATGATTTCACGGTCTCACGCCTCAGGGGTTGAGGACGGAGAACTGGAGAGTGCTGGCAtttag